One genomic window of bacterium HR11 includes the following:
- the hhoA_1 gene encoding Putative serine protease HhoA: MRRWVPSLIIGMGLGAVLMAWVGSRYGRVRPGPTAPVPSDAAGGSRTAPVSPAAPEALGGTRPSPSRPTDPMPVLSTSGDLRMTPVVVAVRKASPAVVNISTEQVLRARVNPFGAFLEDPFFERFFQDFFEPYYREYRTQSLGSGFIIHPKGFIVTNYHVIERGTTIVVRLVDRREFRARVAGTDAEHDIAVLRVDTPQALPVADIGTSADLMVGEPVIAIGNPFGLSHTVTTGVVSALHRSVRTPERVYNDFIQTDAPINPGNSGGPLLNIYGKVIGVNTAIRAEAQGIGFAIPIDLVMRVVRDLLAFGHIRQTWWGFRLEESLRPRGLEVTYLYPGGPAEAAGIRLRDVLVRVGGQPTETLEDFYRIWESLPPDKDVTVEVLRGTQSQTLRVRLQTLTASQAADVIYQLTGLRGVLVTPQIRRRYDIPLEYGWLLTEVRPESPAAAIGFRPGDVVVQVNDQTLNSEEALVRSAIGLFQVARAAVQVYREPYIYSVEIPLFASPAGGRRTAG, encoded by the coding sequence ATGAGGCGATGGGTGCCGAGTCTGATCATCGGAATGGGTCTGGGGGCCGTCCTAATGGCCTGGGTCGGGAGTCGATACGGGCGCGTTCGTCCCGGACCGACGGCGCCGGTCCCGTCGGATGCGGCCGGCGGGTCTCGGACCGCGCCGGTTTCCCCGGCGGCGCCGGAGGCGCTCGGGGGGACCCGACCTTCGCCATCGAGGCCGACCGACCCGATGCCGGTCCTTTCGACCTCGGGAGACCTGCGGATGACGCCCGTCGTGGTGGCCGTCCGGAAGGCGTCGCCGGCCGTCGTGAACATCAGCACGGAACAGGTCCTCCGGGCCCGGGTCAATCCCTTCGGGGCCTTCCTGGAGGACCCCTTCTTTGAACGGTTTTTCCAGGACTTCTTTGAGCCTTACTATCGGGAGTACCGGACGCAGAGCCTGGGCTCGGGATTTATCATCCACCCGAAGGGGTTCATCGTGACGAACTATCACGTCATCGAGCGGGGGACGACGATCGTCGTCCGGCTGGTCGACCGACGGGAGTTCCGGGCCCGGGTCGCCGGGACGGACGCCGAGCACGACATCGCCGTCCTGCGGGTGGACACGCCCCAGGCGCTTCCCGTGGCCGACATCGGGACCTCGGCCGACCTCATGGTCGGTGAGCCCGTGATCGCCATCGGGAATCCCTTCGGCCTCTCCCACACGGTCACGACGGGCGTGGTCAGCGCCCTGCACCGCTCCGTTCGGACGCCCGAACGCGTTTACAACGACTTCATCCAGACGGACGCTCCCATCAACCCGGGCAACAGCGGGGGGCCGCTCCTGAACATCTACGGGAAGGTCATCGGCGTCAACACGGCCATCCGGGCCGAGGCGCAAGGCATCGGGTTTGCGATTCCCATCGACCTCGTCATGCGGGTCGTCCGAGACCTGCTGGCCTTTGGCCACATCCGCCAGACCTGGTGGGGTTTCCGTTTGGAAGAAAGCCTGCGGCCCCGGGGCCTGGAGGTCACGTACCTGTATCCGGGCGGTCCGGCGGAAGCGGCGGGGATCCGCCTGCGGGACGTCCTCGTGCGGGTCGGGGGCCAGCCGACGGAGACGCTGGAGGACTTCTACCGGATATGGGAGAGCCTGCCGCCGGACAAAGACGTAACCGTCGAGGTCCTGCGGGGGACGCAGAGTCAGACGCTCCGCGTCCGCCTCCAGACCCTGACGGCTTCCCAGGCCGCCGATGTCATCTATCAGCTGACGGGCCTGCGCGGGGTCCTGGTCACGCCGCAGATCCGACGACGGTACGATATTCCACTCGAGTACGGATGGCTCTTGACGGAGGTTCGACCCGAAAGCCCGGCGGCGGCCATCGGATTCCGACCCGGCGACGTCGTCGTCCAGGTCAACGACCAGACCCTGAACAGCGAGGAGGCCCTGGTGCGAAGCGCCATCGGCCTCTTCCAGGTCGCCCGGGCGGCCGTCCAGGTGTATCGTGAGCCCTACATTTACTCGGTCGAGATCCCCCTGTTTGCGTCCCCGGCCGGCGGGCGCCGGACGGCCGGATAG
- the rutB gene encoding Peroxyureidoacrylate/ureidoacrylate amidohydrolase RutB — protein sequence MKFIPDKVVEVPDIPFKDAVHLPAAQTAVVVVDMQNDFVKEGGKLVVPAAIETVPAIRHLLEAARGRGVRVVYTMDTHFENDPEWKIWGEHCRYRSWGWQIVEELHPADDDLIVQKNRYDGFYGTWLDHMLRVWGVRHLVIVGTMSNVCVLHTAASAGLRWYHIVVPADGISTITDFDQAATLRQVSWLYVGDVVRRTQDVHFDG from the coding sequence ATGAAGTTCATCCCCGATAAGGTCGTCGAAGTCCCGGATATTCCTTTTAAGGACGCCGTCCACCTGCCGGCGGCCCAGACGGCCGTCGTCGTCGTGGATATGCAGAACGACTTCGTGAAGGAGGGCGGCAAGCTCGTCGTCCCGGCGGCCATCGAGACGGTCCCGGCCATCCGGCATCTCTTGGAGGCGGCTCGGGGCCGGGGTGTGCGGGTCGTCTACACGATGGACACCCACTTCGAGAACGACCCCGAGTGGAAGATCTGGGGCGAGCACTGCCGCTACCGGTCCTGGGGCTGGCAGATCGTCGAGGAACTCCATCCGGCCGACGACGATCTCATCGTCCAGAAGAACCGCTACGACGGCTTTTATGGGACCTGGCTGGACCACATGCTCCGCGTATGGGGCGTCCGCCATTTGGTCATCGTCGGCACGATGTCGAACGTGTGTGTGCTCCACACGGCGGCCTCGGCAGGCCTCCGGTGGTATCACATCGTCGTCCCGGCCGACGGCATCTCGACGATCACGGACTTTGACCAGGCGGCGACGCTTCGGCAAGTGTCGTGGCTGTATGTCGGTGACGTCGTCCGCCGGACCCAGGACGTGCATTTTGACGGGTAA
- the cbaB_2 gene encoding Cytochrome c oxidase subunit 2, which produces MRGHRLLWTGLLIAPFLAVAADTPREIPVVAKNWEYQPNVIELCSGERVRLLIETQDRDHGFEFKAAGVKVKLLKGKVTPVEFTAPAPGTYEFRCAFYCGKGHKGMKGQVVVRNC; this is translated from the coding sequence ATGCGAGGTCATCGTCTCCTGTGGACCGGACTGCTCATAGCCCCCTTTCTGGCCGTGGCGGCGGACACGCCCCGGGAAATTCCCGTCGTGGCGAAAAACTGGGAGTATCAGCCCAACGTGATCGAGCTCTGTAGCGGCGAGCGGGTCCGTCTCCTCATCGAGACCCAGGACCGGGACCACGGCTTCGAGTTCAAAGCGGCAGGCGTGAAGGTCAAGCTTCTCAAGGGAAAGGTGACCCCCGTCGAGTTCACGGCGCCGGCCCCGGGGACATATGAATTCCGGTGCGCCTTCTACTGCGGGAAGGGGCACAAGGGCATGAAGGGTCAGGTCGTCGTCCGGAATTGCTGA